A single region of the Actinoplanes sp. SE50/110 genome encodes:
- a CDS encoding HAD family hydrolase, translating to MADTAIFDVDGTLVDTNYQHALAWYRSFRRYEITLPIWRIHRAIGMGGDQLVKAVAGDDVERRHGDALREVWSEEFDRLIDEVRPFEGARELIEEVKSRGFRLVLASSGKKQHVEHFLDLVGGRPFADAWTTADDVENSKPEPDLVATALHRVDGVSGVMIGDSTWDCVAARKLEVPTIAVRTGGFSVQELHDAGAVRVFDSLVDLRESLDDTPLGSPAPADP from the coding sequence ATGGCCGACACCGCGATCTTCGACGTCGACGGCACCCTCGTCGACACCAACTACCAGCACGCCCTGGCCTGGTACCGGTCCTTCCGGCGCTACGAAATCACCCTGCCGATCTGGCGCATCCACCGCGCCATCGGCATGGGTGGCGATCAACTCGTCAAGGCGGTGGCCGGCGACGACGTCGAGCGGCGCCACGGCGACGCGCTCCGCGAGGTCTGGAGCGAGGAGTTCGACCGGCTGATCGACGAGGTCCGGCCGTTCGAGGGAGCCCGCGAGCTGATCGAGGAGGTCAAGTCCCGCGGGTTCCGCCTCGTGCTCGCCAGCTCCGGTAAGAAGCAGCACGTCGAACACTTCCTCGACCTGGTCGGCGGCCGCCCGTTCGCGGACGCCTGGACCACTGCCGACGACGTGGAGAACAGCAAACCCGAGCCGGATCTGGTGGCAACCGCACTGCACCGGGTCGACGGCGTGTCCGGCGTGATGATCGGCGACTCCACCTGGGACTGCGTCGCGGCCCGCAAACTCGAGGTGCCGACCATCGCCGTGCGCACCGGCGGATTCTCGGTTCAAGAGCTTCACGACGCGGGCGCCGTACGCGTCTTCGACTCCCTGGTCGACCTGCGGGAGAGCCTCGACGACACGCCGCTCGGCTCCCCCGCCCCGGCCGACCCCTGA
- a CDS encoding Pr6Pr family membrane protein — MTVRIWQGMAGKSRLWHGLLAFIVLASLITQIVLTATDSAPHAGPAVHETVVTRFVRLFSYFTIQSNLLVLIATLALLRDPNRDGRVWRVIRLDALLGIVITGIVYSTILAGQVALHGAAYLANLGFHYIAPWAALLGWLLFGPRPRIDARTMAWAALWPTLWIGYTLAHGAATDWYPYPFADVNSLGYPRVLANLAAVVLVAAVLAALLRLLDTRLPYRVAAAPEAAAPVLPLPRSGTEPVAHRDR; from the coding sequence ATGACGGTCCGCATCTGGCAGGGCATGGCGGGCAAGTCCCGTCTTTGGCACGGGCTGCTGGCGTTCATCGTCCTGGCGTCGCTGATCACGCAGATCGTCCTGACGGCGACGGATTCAGCGCCGCATGCCGGGCCCGCGGTGCACGAGACCGTGGTGACAAGATTCGTCCGGCTTTTTAGCTACTTCACGATTCAGAGCAACCTGCTGGTGCTGATCGCGACCCTGGCCCTGCTGCGGGATCCGAACCGGGATGGGCGGGTCTGGCGGGTCATCCGGCTCGACGCGCTGCTCGGCATCGTGATCACCGGAATCGTGTACAGCACGATCCTGGCCGGGCAGGTGGCGCTGCACGGGGCCGCCTACCTGGCCAATCTGGGTTTCCACTACATCGCCCCGTGGGCGGCCCTGCTCGGTTGGCTGCTCTTCGGCCCGCGGCCGCGGATCGACGCGCGGACCATGGCCTGGGCGGCGCTCTGGCCGACGCTGTGGATCGGGTACACACTGGCGCACGGCGCCGCCACCGACTGGTATCCGTATCCGTTCGCCGATGTGAACAGCCTCGGTTATCCCAGGGTGCTGGCCAACCTGGCAGCTGTCGTGCTCGTTGCCGCGGTGCTGGCCGCCCTGCTGCGTCTGCTCGATACGCGTCTCCCGTACAGGGTGGCGGCTGCTCCTGAGGCGGCGGCTCCTGTCCTGCCGCTTCCCCGTTCCGGCACGGAGCCCGTCGCTCACCGCGATAGGTGA
- a CDS encoding cellulose binding domain-containing protein: MTRRTVTAILCALALATATLTGLFGTGVPATAAVAGCGKAPTLTSGTRTISSGGQNRTYILRVPDGYDRNHPYRLMFAFHWLNGTAADVATGGPAGATWAYYGQQRLAGATTILVAPQGIDNGWANPGGRDLALVDALTALIEGDLCVDTSQVFALGWSYGGAMSYAVACARPAVFRAVAVLSGANLSGCSGIGQPVAYLGIHGIHDSVLDISLGRGLRDSFVRANGCTAQNPPEPARGSLTHVVTAYTGCRTGHPVEWAAFDGDHTPEPVDGTTATDGARTWTGAEIAKFFAQLPSTTPPVSPSVTPSGTPGGQPGGCAVTYRVVNSWPGGFQAEVTVTNTGTTPTSGWRVGWTLPAGQSISQVWSGSLSVSGNAVTVVNATYNGMLDPGAAATFGLIASGSPAITPAIACTLP, translated from the coding sequence ATGACCCGACGCACCGTGACAGCGATTCTCTGCGCGCTGGCCCTGGCCACCGCGACGCTCACCGGACTGTTCGGCACCGGCGTGCCCGCCACGGCGGCGGTCGCCGGATGCGGCAAGGCACCGACCCTGACGAGCGGCACCCGCACCATCTCCAGCGGCGGCCAGAACCGCACCTACATCCTGCGGGTGCCGGACGGCTACGACCGCAACCACCCGTACCGGCTGATGTTCGCCTTCCACTGGCTCAACGGCACCGCGGCCGACGTGGCGACCGGCGGCCCGGCCGGCGCGACCTGGGCCTACTACGGCCAGCAGCGACTCGCCGGCGCCACCACCATCCTGGTCGCGCCGCAGGGCATCGACAACGGCTGGGCCAACCCCGGCGGCCGCGACCTGGCCCTGGTCGATGCCCTCACCGCACTGATCGAGGGCGACCTGTGCGTCGACACCTCCCAGGTGTTCGCGCTGGGCTGGAGTTACGGCGGTGCGATGAGCTACGCCGTGGCGTGCGCCCGCCCCGCGGTCTTCCGCGCGGTGGCGGTGCTCTCCGGCGCCAACCTCAGCGGCTGCTCCGGCATCGGTCAGCCGGTCGCGTACCTCGGCATCCACGGCATCCACGACAGCGTCCTGGACATCTCCCTCGGGCGCGGCCTGCGGGACAGTTTCGTGCGGGCCAACGGCTGCACCGCGCAGAACCCGCCGGAACCGGCCCGCGGCAGCCTCACCCATGTGGTGACCGCCTACACCGGATGCCGGACCGGTCACCCGGTCGAGTGGGCCGCCTTCGACGGCGACCACACCCCGGAGCCGGTGGACGGGACGACCGCCACGGACGGCGCGCGCACCTGGACCGGCGCGGAGATCGCGAAGTTCTTCGCCCAGCTGCCGAGCACCACCCCGCCGGTGTCGCCGTCGGTCACGCCGTCCGGGACGCCCGGTGGCCAGCCGGGCGGCTGCGCCGTCACCTACCGGGTCGTCAACAGCTGGCCGGGCGGCTTCCAGGCGGAGGTCACCGTCACCAACACCGGCACCACGCCGACCAGCGGATGGCGGGTCGGCTGGACGCTGCCCGCCGGACAATCGATCAGCCAGGTGTGGAGCGGCTCGCTGAGCGTCAGCGGCAACGCCGTCACGGTCGTCAACGCCACGTACAACGGCATGCTCGATCCCGGCGCCGCCGCCACCTTCGGCCTGATCGCCTCCGGCAGCCCCGCCATCACCCCGGCGATCGCCTGCACCCTGCCCTGA
- a CDS encoding response regulator transcription factor — MRLLVVEDEERLAAALRRGLQAEGFAVDVAHDGQDGLEMARHGGYDAMILDVMLPRLSGYRVVRQLRAERHWLPVLMLSAKDGEYDQADGLDCGADDYLTKPFSYVVLLARLRALLRRGTQARPVVLTCGDVELDPAEKRVLVTGTEVTLTTREFALLEYLIRRPGEVVSKTELLDHVWDAALETAPNAVEVYIGYLRRKIGRDRLETVRGSGYRLVAASGALTE; from the coding sequence GTGCGGTTGCTGGTGGTGGAGGACGAGGAACGGCTGGCTGCTGCGCTGCGTCGTGGCTTGCAGGCCGAGGGGTTCGCGGTCGATGTGGCCCACGACGGGCAGGACGGGCTGGAGATGGCCCGCCACGGCGGATATGACGCGATGATTCTCGATGTCATGCTGCCGCGGCTCTCCGGGTATCGCGTCGTGCGACAGTTGCGGGCCGAGCGGCACTGGTTGCCGGTGCTGATGCTCTCCGCGAAAGACGGTGAGTATGACCAGGCCGATGGTCTGGATTGCGGCGCCGACGACTATCTGACCAAGCCTTTTTCGTACGTCGTCCTCCTCGCCCGGCTGCGCGCGTTGCTGCGCCGTGGCACGCAGGCTCGGCCCGTGGTTCTGACCTGTGGTGATGTCGAGCTGGATCCGGCGGAGAAGCGGGTGCTGGTCACCGGCACCGAGGTCACCCTGACCACCCGCGAGTTCGCCCTGCTGGAGTATCTGATCCGTCGTCCGGGCGAGGTCGTCTCGAAGACCGAACTGCTTGATCATGTCTGGGATGCCGCTCTGGAGACCGCGCCCAACGCTGTGGAGGTCTACATCGGCTACCTGCGTCGCAAGATCGGCCGGGACCGTCTGGAAACGGTCCGCGGTTCCGGCTACCGCCTCGTCGCCGCGTCCGGCGCCCTCACCGAGTAG
- a CDS encoding YcnI family protein, which yields MSLLKRSAVVAAAAGLLTLALAGPAAAHVTVNPNTATAGGYTKVAFRVPNESDSASTTKLEVNLPADQPIASVSVKPLPGWTATAVKTKLATPIKSHDTEITEAVSKITWTAAKGSEIQPGQFQEFDVSMGALPQSGQLVFKALQTYSDGTVVRWIDEPTADGSEPDSPAPVLKIVPAAAASASPAAAAAAAPAKADDSGDSGSGTGWGLAGLVAGLVALVLAGLAYAKASRKPETAGTGKAAAS from the coding sequence ATGTCGCTGCTCAAGCGTTCCGCAGTGGTGGCCGCCGCGGCCGGATTGCTGACCCTGGCGCTGGCCGGACCGGCCGCCGCGCATGTGACGGTCAACCCGAACACGGCGACCGCGGGCGGATACACGAAGGTCGCCTTCCGCGTGCCGAACGAGTCGGACAGCGCGTCGACCACCAAGCTCGAGGTGAACCTGCCGGCCGACCAGCCGATCGCCTCGGTGTCGGTGAAGCCGCTGCCGGGATGGACGGCGACCGCGGTGAAGACGAAGCTGGCCACGCCGATCAAATCGCACGACACCGAGATCACCGAGGCGGTTTCCAAGATCACCTGGACGGCGGCCAAGGGGTCGGAGATCCAGCCGGGGCAGTTCCAGGAGTTCGACGTGTCGATGGGGGCGTTGCCGCAATCGGGGCAGCTGGTGTTCAAGGCGCTGCAGACGTACTCCGACGGCACCGTGGTCCGCTGGATCGACGAGCCCACCGCGGACGGGTCCGAGCCGGACAGCCCGGCGCCGGTGCTCAAGATCGTGCCGGCTGCCGCCGCGAGCGCCTCGCCGGCCGCCGCTGCCGCCGCCGCCCCGGCGAAAGCCGACGACTCCGGCGATTCGGGCAGCGGTACGGGCTGGGGTCTTGCCGGACTCGTCGCCGGGTTGGTGGCGCTGGTGCTGGCCGGACTCGCGTACGCGAAAGCAAGCCGTAAGCCGGAGACCGCCGGAACCGGCAAGGCCGCCGCAAGCTGA
- a CDS encoding cellulose binding domain-containing protein, producing MSTSISAWRTGLTANLTITDTGSAAVDGWALGFTLAAGQTISSGWNATYSPASGSVTARNAGYHAAIPVNGSVTIGFQAGHTGNTAAPTGFTLNGNACGE from the coding sequence GTGAGCACCTCGATCAGCGCCTGGCGCACCGGGCTGACCGCGAACCTCACCATCACCGACACCGGGAGCGCCGCCGTCGACGGGTGGGCGCTGGGCTTCACGCTGGCCGCCGGCCAGACCATCAGCTCCGGGTGGAACGCGACCTACTCGCCGGCCAGCGGGTCGGTGACCGCACGGAACGCCGGTTACCACGCCGCGATCCCGGTCAACGGGTCGGTCACCATCGGTTTCCAGGCCGGGCACACCGGGAACACCGCGGCGCCCACCGGGTTCACCCTCAACGGCAACGCCTGCGGGGAGTGA
- a CDS encoding cell wall metabolism sensor histidine kinase WalK, with protein sequence MRRRLRELSLRARLLLISVAALGFGLAAGGVVLVTVLTFAQGRAVHSQAMDTARGVASLVDQGQLPSRIEVSPETKVQVIDESGRVRSVSATADRLVPFLYEDELRDLPDGEGRSIPGERIGFEGEARVVKLTAGPATQPLRILVARSTSELTQSVHLLRVTLLVAFPLLVALLAAGLWRALGAALRPVDALRAGAEEITGGTRAGRLPVPDSHDEVGRLAITLNDMLHRLDTARARQRAFVADAAHELRSPLTNMRTELEVAQRLPDDTDWAAFTDDLLVDVQRLSRLVDDLLLLARADDGVGRAAVARRLEEVDLGQLVDEVASRYPGVEVVASDEPLPMVAEPDGLARVVANLIDNACRHKRDRVTVRTAASGTDLLVVVTDDGPGIPAEDRERVFHRFTRLDDARARDAGGSGLGLAIVRELVRRHGGSVTLGDAEPGLRVEVRLPADKQQTPVSASTPASPK encoded by the coding sequence ATGCGGCGGCGGCTTCGGGAGCTGAGTCTGCGGGCTCGGCTGTTGCTGATCTCGGTGGCGGCGCTGGGGTTCGGGCTGGCGGCCGGCGGGGTGGTGCTGGTGACAGTGCTGACCTTCGCGCAGGGGCGGGCGGTGCACTCGCAGGCGATGGACACGGCGCGAGGGGTGGCGAGCCTGGTCGATCAGGGGCAGCTGCCCAGTCGGATCGAGGTTTCGCCGGAGACGAAAGTTCAGGTCATCGACGAATCGGGGCGGGTGCGGTCGGTGTCGGCCACGGCTGACCGGCTGGTGCCCTTCCTGTACGAGGATGAGCTGCGGGATCTGCCCGACGGGGAGGGACGGTCGATCCCCGGGGAGCGGATCGGGTTCGAGGGCGAGGCCCGGGTGGTCAAACTGACCGCGGGTCCGGCCACCCAGCCGCTGCGAATCCTGGTGGCGCGGTCGACCAGCGAGCTGACGCAGAGCGTGCATCTGCTGCGGGTCACGCTGCTGGTGGCGTTCCCGCTGCTGGTGGCCTTGCTGGCGGCCGGGCTGTGGCGGGCGCTCGGGGCGGCGCTGCGGCCGGTGGACGCGCTGCGCGCCGGAGCTGAAGAGATCACCGGGGGGACCCGGGCCGGACGGCTGCCGGTGCCGGACTCGCACGACGAGGTCGGGCGGCTGGCGATCACGCTCAACGACATGCTGCATCGGCTGGACACGGCGCGGGCGCGGCAGCGGGCGTTCGTGGCGGACGCGGCGCACGAGTTGCGCAGCCCGCTCACCAACATGCGAACCGAGCTGGAGGTGGCGCAGCGGCTGCCGGACGACACCGACTGGGCGGCCTTCACCGACGATCTGCTCGTCGATGTGCAACGACTGTCCCGGCTGGTGGACGACCTGCTGTTGCTGGCGCGGGCCGATGACGGGGTGGGGCGGGCGGCGGTCGCTCGCCGGCTCGAGGAGGTCGACCTCGGGCAGTTGGTCGATGAGGTGGCGTCGCGGTATCCGGGTGTGGAGGTCGTGGCGTCCGACGAGCCGCTGCCGATGGTGGCCGAGCCGGACGGGCTGGCCCGGGTGGTGGCGAATCTGATCGACAACGCCTGCCGGCACAAACGGGACCGGGTGACGGTGCGTACGGCAGCGTCCGGGACGGACCTGCTGGTCGTGGTCACCGACGACGGGCCGGGGATTCCGGCGGAAGACCGGGAACGGGTGTTCCACCGGTTCACCCGGCTCGACGATGCACGGGCGCGGGATGCCGGCGGGTCCGGGCTGGGGTTGGCGATCGTCCGGGAACTGGTGCGCAGGCACGGCGGTTCGGTGACGCTCGGCGACGCTGAGCCGGGACTGCGGGTCGAGGTTCGCCTACCGGCCGACAAACAGCAGACGCCCGTATCCGCTTCAACCCCGGCGAGCCCGAAGTGA
- the trpB gene encoding tryptophan synthase subunit beta, which produces MSAPTQMLETAHIETARPHPAAAMEAPTATGRFGEFGGRYVPESLVPACAALAAAFREAWADPSFHERLARLRSEYAGRPTALTPAANLSAELGVTLLLKREDLAHTGSHKINNVLGQAVLAQRMGKTRLIAETGAGQHGVATATAAALFGMRATVYMGERDIDRQRLNVFRMELLGAEVIPVTSGSRTLKDATNEAMRAWVAAVDEAHFCLGSVAGPHPYPWLVRELQRVIGEEARAQTPVVPDVVVACVGGGSNAAGTFAGFVDTPARLVGVEAAGGAAMTNGTPGVVHGYRSLILQDPAGQVLEAESIAAGLDYPGVGPEHAHLGTTGRAEYRTVTDDEVLAAVRRLARSEGIICALESAHAVAWVLRAAGTPDLPAGSTVLLTLSGRGDKDMATLAGEVR; this is translated from the coding sequence ATGTCAGCGCCGACGCAGATGCTGGAGACAGCACACATCGAGACAGCAAGGCCTCACCCGGCCGCGGCGATGGAGGCACCGACGGCCACCGGCCGCTTCGGCGAGTTCGGCGGGCGTTATGTGCCCGAGTCACTGGTCCCGGCCTGCGCCGCGCTGGCAGCGGCGTTTCGCGAGGCCTGGGCCGACCCGTCATTCCACGAGCGGCTCGCCCGGCTCCGCTCGGAATATGCGGGGCGCCCCACAGCCCTCACCCCCGCCGCCAACCTCTCCGCCGAGCTCGGCGTGACCCTGCTGCTCAAGCGGGAGGACCTGGCTCACACCGGCTCCCACAAAATCAACAACGTGCTCGGCCAGGCAGTGCTGGCGCAGCGGATGGGCAAGACCCGGCTGATCGCCGAGACCGGCGCCGGCCAGCACGGCGTCGCCACGGCCACCGCCGCCGCCCTGTTCGGCATGCGCGCCACCGTCTACATGGGTGAGCGTGACATCGACCGTCAGCGGCTCAACGTCTTCCGGATGGAGCTGCTCGGCGCCGAGGTGATCCCGGTGACCAGCGGCAGCCGCACGCTGAAGGACGCGACGAACGAGGCGATGCGCGCCTGGGTCGCCGCAGTCGACGAGGCACATTTCTGCCTCGGATCGGTGGCCGGCCCGCATCCCTATCCGTGGCTGGTCCGCGAGCTGCAGCGGGTGATCGGCGAGGAGGCCCGGGCGCAGACCCCCGTCGTTCCCGACGTGGTCGTGGCCTGCGTGGGCGGCGGGTCCAACGCGGCCGGCACCTTCGCCGGGTTCGTGGACACTCCGGCGCGGCTGGTCGGGGTGGAGGCGGCCGGTGGCGCCGCGATGACCAACGGGACACCCGGCGTGGTGCACGGCTACCGCTCCTTGATCCTGCAGGATCCGGCCGGCCAGGTGCTCGAGGCGGAATCGATCGCGGCCGGGCTGGACTATCCCGGTGTCGGACCGGAGCACGCGCATCTGGGGACGACCGGCCGGGCGGAATACCGCACGGTCACCGACGACGAGGTGCTCGCCGCGGTCCGGCGGCTGGCCCGCAGCGAGGGGATCATCTGCGCGCTGGAGTCGGCGCATGCCGTGGCCTGGGTGCTGCGCGCGGCCGGCACGCCCGATCTGCCTGCCGGGTCGACGGTGCTGCTCACCCTCTCCGGCCGGGGAGACAAGGACATGGCGACGCTGGCCGGTGAGGTCCGATGA
- a CDS encoding sigma-E factor regulatory protein RseB domain-containing protein: protein MSVWKSRPALRWLLPGATAVVVIGGGAAAGTIVANAGPSLPDRSAAQLLVDLQGANPAGLSGTVVESTDLGLPGVAGLASKFGASAGGTGGLTSLIAGSNTARVWYAGEDKVRFALLGTQGETDVIRNGSDVWQWSSSDNTGKHLKLPKDAGKGSPRSLPSALPSTPQQAADAALAAIDPSTKVETTGAAKVAGRDAYELVLSPRDTESLVGQVRLAIDAEQHVPLRVEVYAKGAAKPAVRVAFDSISFSVPDAEQFTFNPPPNAKIDEAGTPSDAAKAGAAKGDAAKKGLPHPVPSVSSQKDGPKVIGKGWTSIVSAKLPGGTLSELTKAGKGTGEDAQQAQALLSVLPEVSGSWGKGRLLSGSLFSVLVTDDGRVLAGLVTPEALYKVA from the coding sequence GTGTCCGTGTGGAAGTCGAGGCCGGCACTGCGCTGGCTGCTACCGGGGGCCACCGCGGTCGTCGTCATCGGGGGCGGCGCGGCAGCCGGCACGATCGTGGCGAATGCCGGCCCCTCGCTGCCGGACCGCAGCGCGGCCCAGTTGCTGGTGGATCTGCAGGGCGCCAACCCGGCCGGTCTCTCCGGCACCGTGGTCGAGAGCACCGATCTGGGTCTGCCCGGCGTCGCCGGGCTGGCCAGCAAGTTCGGCGCCTCGGCCGGCGGCACCGGTGGCCTGACCAGTCTGATCGCCGGCAGCAACACCGCCCGCGTGTGGTACGCGGGTGAGGACAAGGTGCGGTTCGCCCTGCTCGGGACGCAGGGTGAGACCGACGTGATCCGTAACGGGTCGGACGTCTGGCAGTGGAGCAGCTCGGACAACACGGGCAAGCACCTGAAGCTGCCGAAGGACGCCGGCAAGGGGTCGCCGCGGTCGCTGCCCAGCGCACTGCCGTCGACCCCGCAGCAGGCGGCGGACGCGGCTCTCGCCGCGATCGACCCGTCGACCAAGGTCGAGACCACCGGCGCGGCCAAGGTGGCCGGGCGGGACGCGTACGAGCTGGTGCTGAGCCCGCGAGACACCGAGTCGCTGGTGGGGCAGGTGCGGCTGGCGATCGACGCCGAGCAGCACGTCCCGCTGCGGGTCGAGGTGTATGCCAAGGGTGCGGCGAAGCCGGCTGTCCGGGTCGCTTTCGACTCCATCAGCTTCAGCGTGCCGGACGCGGAGCAGTTCACCTTCAACCCGCCGCCGAACGCGAAGATCGACGAGGCCGGAACCCCGTCGGACGCCGCCAAGGCCGGCGCGGCCAAGGGTGACGCGGCCAAGAAGGGTCTCCCGCACCCGGTCCCCTCCGTCTCGTCGCAGAAGGACGGGCCGAAGGTGATCGGCAAGGGCTGGACCTCGATCGTCTCGGCCAAGCTGCCCGGGGGCACGCTGTCCGAGCTGACGAAGGCCGGCAAGGGCACCGGTGAGGACGCCCAGCAGGCGCAGGCACTGCTGAGTGTGCTGCCGGAGGTGAGCGGCTCGTGGGGCAAGGGCCGGCTGCTGAGCGGCTCGCTGTTCAGTGTGCTGGTCACCGATGACGGCCGGGTGCTGGCCGGGCTGGTGACGCCGGAGGCGCTGTACAAGGTGGCCTGA
- a CDS encoding endo-1,4-beta-xylanase has translation MANESPRRRSLPVRALLAGTVAAVGAFTALMVTPDANAAAGTLGAAAAQSGRYFGTAIAAGRLGDATYTTIAGREFTMVTPENEMKPDATEPQRGQFTFSSGDQIYNWATQRGMKVRGHTLAWHSQQPGWMQSLNGSGLRQAMIDHINGVMAHYKGKLAYWDVVNEAYNEDGSRRQSNLQGTGNDWIEVAFRTARAADPSVKLCYNDYNIENWSYAKTQGVYNMIRDFKSRGVPIDCVGLQTHFTGGSSLPGNFPTTLSSFAALGVDVALTEVDVTNASTSQYAGLTQACVNVPRCVGITVWGVRDSDSWRSSESPLLFDGGGTKKAAYTSVLNALNAAGPVTSSPTPGGGSGSPSSSPSTPPAGTGRIVGAQSGRCIDVPNASQNNGTRVQLYDCNGQTNQAWTLTSGKQLTVYGNRCLDAAGSGNGAAVQIYSCNGQANQQWNVNANGTITGVQSGRCLDVWGTGNGQQVQIYDCSGQANQRFTLS, from the coding sequence GTGGCAAACGAATCCCCCCGCCGGCGATCCCTGCCGGTCCGGGCCCTGCTCGCCGGCACCGTCGCCGCCGTCGGCGCGTTCACCGCCCTGATGGTGACGCCGGATGCCAACGCCGCCGCCGGCACCCTGGGTGCCGCCGCCGCCCAGTCCGGCCGCTATTTCGGCACCGCGATCGCCGCGGGCCGGCTCGGCGATGCCACCTACACCACGATCGCCGGGCGTGAGTTCACCATGGTCACGCCGGAGAACGAGATGAAGCCGGACGCCACCGAACCGCAGCGCGGCCAGTTCACTTTCAGCTCCGGGGACCAGATCTACAACTGGGCCACCCAGCGCGGCATGAAGGTCCGCGGTCACACGCTGGCCTGGCATTCGCAGCAGCCGGGCTGGATGCAGAGCCTCAACGGCAGCGGCCTGCGCCAGGCCATGATCGACCACATCAACGGCGTGATGGCCCACTACAAGGGCAAACTCGCCTACTGGGACGTGGTCAACGAGGCGTACAACGAGGATGGCAGCCGTCGGCAGTCGAATCTGCAGGGCACCGGCAACGACTGGATCGAGGTGGCGTTCCGCACGGCGCGGGCCGCCGACCCGTCGGTCAAGCTCTGCTACAACGATTACAACATCGAGAATTGGTCGTACGCGAAGACCCAGGGCGTCTACAACATGATCCGGGACTTCAAGTCGCGCGGCGTCCCGATCGACTGCGTCGGCCTGCAGACCCACTTCACCGGGGGCAGCTCGCTGCCGGGCAACTTCCCGACCACGCTGTCGAGCTTCGCGGCGCTGGGTGTCGACGTCGCGCTGACCGAGGTCGACGTCACCAACGCATCCACCTCGCAGTACGCCGGGCTCACTCAGGCCTGCGTCAACGTGCCCCGCTGTGTCGGCATCACGGTGTGGGGCGTGCGGGACAGCGATTCGTGGCGGTCCAGCGAGAGCCCCCTGCTGTTCGACGGTGGCGGCACCAAGAAGGCGGCGTACACCTCGGTGCTCAACGCCCTGAACGCGGCCGGTCCGGTCACCTCGTCGCCGACCCCGGGCGGCGGCTCCGGTTCGCCGTCATCGTCGCCGTCCACCCCGCCGGCCGGCACCGGGCGGATCGTCGGCGCCCAGTCCGGCCGGTGCATCGACGTGCCGAACGCGTCGCAGAACAACGGCACCCGGGTGCAGCTCTACGACTGCAACGGCCAGACCAACCAGGCGTGGACGCTCACCTCCGGCAAGCAGCTGACCGTGTACGGCAACCGCTGCCTGGACGCCGCGGGGTCGGGCAACGGCGCGGCCGTGCAGATCTACAGCTGCAACGGGCAGGCCAACCAGCAGTGGAACGTCAACGCCAACGGGACCATCACCGGCGTGCAGTCGGGGCGCTGCCTCGACGTCTGGGGCACCGGTAACGGCCAGCAGGTGCAGATCTACGACTGCAGTGGGCAGGCCAACCAGCGGTTCACCCTGAGCTGA